The following are encoded in a window of Massilia sp. R2A-15 genomic DNA:
- the thiE gene encoding thiamine phosphate synthase gives MKGLYLVTPDWDDTAALIDATDKALRAGASLVQYRHKSASPELRREQAARLLALCRHHGRPFIVNDFIDLCLELGADGVHVGGTDASVAQARNALGAGRIIGASCYGDRRLAREAAASGASYVAFGGFYPSRVKQYPVTTPPEIVDWARAEIAVPSVVIGGMTPENAAPLVARGADMVAAISSVYGAPAIEGAVRQFARLFSQCDEGRRPAGTAMADPAA, from the coding sequence ATGAAGGGCCTTTATCTCGTCACTCCCGACTGGGACGACACCGCCGCGCTGATCGACGCCACCGACAAGGCGCTGCGCGCCGGCGCATCGCTTGTCCAGTACCGCCACAAGAGCGCCAGCCCGGAACTGCGGCGCGAGCAGGCGGCCCGGCTGCTGGCGCTGTGCCGCCATCATGGCCGCCCGTTCATCGTCAACGACTTCATCGACCTGTGCCTGGAGCTCGGCGCCGACGGGGTGCACGTGGGCGGCACGGACGCCTCGGTGGCGCAGGCGCGCAACGCGCTCGGCGCCGGCAGGATCATCGGCGCCTCGTGCTACGGCGACAGGCGGCTGGCGCGCGAGGCTGCCGCGAGCGGGGCAAGCTATGTCGCGTTCGGCGGCTTCTATCCGTCGCGCGTCAAGCAGTATCCGGTCACCACGCCGCCCGAAATCGTCGACTGGGCCCGGGCTGAAATCGCGGTGCCGTCCGTGGTCATCGGCGGCATGACGCCCGAGAATGCGGCGCCGCTGGTCGCGCGCGGCGCCGACATGGTGGCGGCGATCAGCAGCGTGTACGGCGCCCCGGCGATCGAGGGGGCGGTGCGGCAATTCGCGCGACTGTTTTCGCAGTGCGATGAAGGTCGCCGGCCGGCCGGCACGGCAATGGCGGATCCGGCGGCCTAA
- a CDS encoding bifunctional hydroxymethylpyrimidine kinase/phosphomethylpyrimidine kinase produces MRRPSVLVFAGADPSGGAGIAADILAIAALGAHALPVITALTVQDNDRVFEVLPVDADVVLRQARALAGKIAIGAVKIGIPGNRANADTIAAVICSLRRDNPDLPVVLDPVLASGAGDHLSSIDALAPLLPLASVLVPNLPEARVLGALAHDAVNLLVTGGHADGAMVVNRWQGEGGERAWRWPRLAGEFHGSGCTLAAAIAARLACGDAMESALTAAQAYCHRALESAYSIAAGQRIPQRCLSTSSQGSP; encoded by the coding sequence GTGAGGCGGCCATCCGTGCTGGTGTTCGCCGGCGCCGATCCCAGCGGGGGCGCCGGCATCGCCGCCGATATCCTGGCGATTGCGGCGCTGGGCGCGCATGCGCTGCCGGTCATCACCGCGCTCACGGTGCAGGACAACGACCGGGTGTTCGAGGTGCTGCCGGTCGATGCCGATGTCGTACTGCGCCAGGCGCGCGCATTGGCCGGCAAGATCGCGATCGGCGCGGTGAAGATAGGCATTCCCGGCAATCGCGCCAATGCCGACACAATTGCCGCGGTGATCTGTTCGCTGAGGCGGGATAATCCGGATCTGCCGGTAGTGCTCGATCCCGTCCTTGCCAGCGGCGCGGGCGACCACCTGTCGTCCATCGACGCGCTGGCGCCTTTGCTGCCGCTGGCGTCGGTGCTGGTGCCGAACCTGCCGGAAGCGCGCGTCCTGGGCGCCCTGGCGCATGACGCCGTCAACCTGCTCGTGACGGGCGGCCACGCCGACGGCGCAATGGTGGTCAACCGATGGCAGGGCGAGGGCGGCGAACGCGCATGGCGCTGGCCGCGCCTGGCAGGCGAGTTTCACGGCAGCGGCTGCACGCTGGCTGCGGCCATCGCCGCGCGGCTGGCGTGCGGTGACGCCATGGAAAGCGCATTGACGGCCGCGCAGGCGTACTGCCATCGGGCGCTGGAGAGTGCGTATTCGATCGCCGCCGGCCAGCGCATTCCGCAGCGCTGCTTATCCACTTCTTCGCAGGGATCTCCATGA
- a CDS encoding thiazole synthase, protein MNESNNDAGLTIAGKQYRSRLLVGSGKYRDLAQTREATDAAGAEIVTVAIRRVNIGQDPKAPSLLDVLPPSQYTILPNTAGCYNAEDAVYTLQMARELLDGHKLVKLEVLGDEKTLFPHMPETLLAAERLVRDGFDVMVYCSDDPIQAKILEEIGCVAVMPLASLIGSGMGILNPWNLSLIVEQSSVPVLVDAGVGTASDAAIAMELGCDGVLMNTAIAGARDPVRMARAMRLAVEAGREAWLAGRIPKRFAASPSSPMAGRLA, encoded by the coding sequence ATGAACGAATCGAACAACGACGCCGGCCTGACCATCGCCGGCAAGCAGTACCGCTCGCGCCTGCTGGTCGGCAGCGGCAAGTACCGCGACCTTGCGCAGACGCGCGAAGCGACCGACGCCGCCGGCGCCGAAATCGTCACGGTGGCGATCCGGCGCGTCAACATCGGCCAGGACCCGAAGGCGCCCAGCCTGCTCGACGTGCTGCCGCCGTCGCAGTACACGATCCTGCCCAACACCGCCGGTTGCTACAACGCAGAGGACGCGGTCTACACGCTGCAGATGGCGCGCGAACTGCTGGACGGGCACAAGCTGGTGAAGCTCGAAGTGCTGGGCGACGAGAAGACGCTGTTCCCGCACATGCCCGAGACTTTATTGGCGGCCGAGAGGCTGGTGCGCGACGGCTTCGACGTGATGGTGTACTGCAGCGACGATCCGATCCAGGCCAAGATCCTCGAGGAGATCGGCTGCGTCGCGGTGATGCCGCTGGCCTCCCTGATCGGCTCCGGCATGGGCATCCTTAATCCATGGAACCTGTCGTTGATCGTCGAGCAGTCCAGCGTGCCGGTGCTGGTCGATGCCGGCGTGGGCACGGCGTCCGATGCGGCCATTGCGATGGAGCTGGGCTGCGACGGCGTGCTGATGAACACGGCCATCGCCGGCGCGCGCGATCCGGTGCGCATGGCGCGCGCGATGCGCCTTGCCGTCGAGGCGGGCCGCGAGGCCTGGCTGGCCGGGCGCATACCGAAGCGCTTCGCGGCATCGCCGTCGTCGCCGATGGCCGGGCGCCTCGCGTGA
- the thiS gene encoding sulfur carrier protein ThiS has translation MTEIMLNGAPHQMAQGATLADLVEALSLSNQALALAVNRHVVPRQQWRERGVQPGDRIEAVRAIGGG, from the coding sequence ATGACCGAAATTATGTTGAACGGGGCGCCGCATCAAATGGCGCAGGGGGCGACGCTGGCCGACCTGGTGGAGGCGCTGTCGCTGTCGAACCAGGCGCTGGCGCTGGCGGTCAACCGGCACGTGGTGCCGCGCCAGCAGTGGCGCGAGCGCGGCGTGCAGCCGGGCGACCGGATCGAAGCCGTGCGCGCCATCGGCGGCGGCTGA
- the thiC gene encoding phosphomethylpyrimidine synthase ThiC — MNANPKFLSATATVDEAAIRPLPKSRKVYVEGSRPDIRVPMREISQSDTAASFGAEKNPPVYVYDTSGPYTDPDVKIDIRSGLPCPRTPWIAERGDTEELPGPSSAFGIERSLDAASAQMRFNLQRKPRRARAGANVTQMHYARKGIVTPEMEFVAIRENMRRKEYLAQLQASGPMGSRLADLMGRQHPGQSFGASIPDEITPEFVRDEIARGRAIIPANINHPEVEPMIIGRNFLVKINANIGNSAVTSSIGEEVEKMTWAIRWGGDNVMDLSTGKHIHETREWVIRNSPVPIGTVPIYQALEKVNGKAEDLTWEIYRDTLIEQAEQGVDYFTIHAGVLLRYVPLTAKRLTGIVSRGGSIMAKWCLAHHQESFLYTHFEEICEIMKAYDVSFSLGDGLRPGSIYDANDEAQLAELKTLGELTQIAWKHDVQVMIEGPGHVPLHLIKENMDLQLEQCSEAPFYTLGPLTTDIAPGYDHITSGIGAATIGWYGTAMLCYVTPKEHLGLPNKADVKDGIITYKIAAHAADLAKGHPGAQIRDNALSKARFEFRWEDQFNLGLDPDKAREFHDETLPKDSAKVAHFCSMCGPHFCSMNITQEVRDYAGKMGISEVAALRQGMEVKAVEFVRRGAQIYQKQ, encoded by the coding sequence ATGAACGCCAATCCGAAATTCTTGTCCGCCACCGCCACGGTGGATGAAGCCGCAATCCGTCCGTTGCCGAAGTCGCGCAAGGTCTACGTCGAGGGCAGCCGCCCCGACATCCGGGTGCCGATGCGCGAAATCAGCCAGTCCGACACCGCCGCCTCGTTCGGCGCCGAGAAGAATCCACCGGTCTACGTCTACGATACTTCCGGTCCGTACACCGACCCGGACGTGAAGATCGACATCCGCTCCGGCCTGCCGTGCCCGCGTACGCCTTGGATCGCAGAGCGCGGCGACACCGAGGAGCTGCCGGGTCCTTCCTCGGCGTTCGGCATCGAACGCTCGCTGGACGCGGCCAGCGCGCAGATGCGCTTCAACCTGCAGCGCAAGCCGCGCCGCGCCCGGGCCGGGGCCAACGTCACGCAAATGCACTATGCGCGCAAAGGCATCGTCACGCCGGAAATGGAGTTCGTCGCGATCCGCGAGAACATGCGCCGCAAGGAATACCTGGCGCAGCTGCAGGCCTCCGGCCCGATGGGAAGCCGCCTGGCCGACCTGATGGGACGCCAGCATCCGGGCCAATCGTTCGGCGCCAGCATCCCGGACGAGATCACGCCCGAATTCGTGCGCGACGAAATCGCCCGCGGCCGCGCCATCATCCCGGCCAACATCAACCATCCCGAAGTCGAGCCGATGATCATCGGCCGCAATTTCCTCGTCAAGATCAATGCGAACATCGGCAATTCGGCCGTGACGTCGTCGATCGGCGAGGAGGTCGAAAAGATGACCTGGGCGATCCGCTGGGGCGGCGACAACGTGATGGACCTCTCGACCGGCAAGCATATCCACGAGACGCGCGAGTGGGTGATCCGCAACAGCCCGGTGCCGATCGGCACGGTGCCGATCTACCAGGCGCTCGAAAAGGTCAACGGCAAGGCCGAAGACCTGACCTGGGAGATCTACCGCGACACGCTGATCGAACAGGCGGAGCAGGGCGTCGACTACTTCACCATCCATGCCGGCGTGCTGCTGCGCTACGTGCCGCTGACGGCGAAACGCCTGACCGGCATCGTCTCGCGCGGCGGCTCGATCATGGCCAAGTGGTGCCTGGCGCATCACCAGGAGTCGTTCCTGTACACGCATTTCGAGGAGATCTGCGAAATCATGAAGGCCTACGACGTGTCGTTCAGCCTGGGCGACGGCTTGCGTCCCGGCTCGATCTACGACGCCAACGACGAGGCGCAGCTGGCCGAACTGAAGACGCTCGGCGAACTGACCCAGATCGCCTGGAAGCACGACGTGCAGGTGATGATCGAAGGTCCCGGCCATGTGCCGCTGCACCTGATCAAGGAGAACATGGACCTGCAGCTGGAGCAGTGCAGCGAGGCGCCGTTCTACACGCTCGGGCCGCTGACAACCGACATCGCGCCCGGCTACGACCACATCACGTCGGGCATCGGCGCGGCGACCATCGGCTGGTATGGCACGGCGATGCTGTGCTACGTCACGCCGAAGGAGCACCTGGGCCTGCCGAACAAGGCCGACGTCAAGGACGGCATCATCACGTACAAGATCGCCGCCCACGCGGCCGACCTGGCCAAGGGCCATCCGGGCGCGCAGATCCGCGACAACGCGCTGTCGAAGGCGCGCTTCGAATTCCGCTGGGAGGACCAGTTCAATCTCGGGCTCGACCCCGACAAGGCGCGCGAGTTCCACGACGAGACCTTGCCCAAGGATTCGGCCAAGGTGGCGCACTTCTGCTCGATGTGCGGCCCGCATTTCTGCTCCATGAACATCACCCAGGAAGTGCGCGACTACGCCGGGAAGATGGGCATTTCCGAGGTGGCGGCGCTCAGGCAGGGCATGGAAGTGAAGGCCGTCGAATTCGTCAGGCGCGGCGCACAGATCTACCAGAAGCAGTGA
- a CDS encoding EAL domain-containing protein: MKKQAAMALTLVVAAFAVGAPVLLAIHEAERQGRAIETERVLAYARDVLLRTDATAIQVDRGFKLLAAARNGPPCSDANIDLMRQIDLASSYVQAVGYVKDGRIACSSLGHDRKGLPLGAPDFVTANGVAVRKNLRFPFAPRVSFIALERQNHIAIIHKDLPIDTTVNGKDVSLAIYLLGDTAPMTSRHFVDPGWLRKVEPHKAVTFVDGQRLVAVVKSDRFQYAAVAAIPLGDSSAATHDAIQRLVPAGLIAGLALAAAVLLLARIQLSLSAAIRAGLKRNELFLLYQPIVDLQTGAWVGVEALIRWQRPTGEIVDPNIFIPIAEQFGLIEQITERVLTLAAHDTGAFLRRHPGFHVAVNLSATDLHSARLPARLDEFLSLTAAQPRNLVVEITERGLLDVGLAREVLRSLRAKGVRVAIDDFGTGYSSLSYLQTLEVDHLKIDKSFVEAIATEAPTSHVVRHIIKMAKSLKLQLTAEGVETEAQAQFLRQRGVEYAQGWLFGKPMTFAQIERELAARA; encoded by the coding sequence ATGAAGAAGCAGGCGGCCATGGCGCTGACGCTGGTGGTCGCGGCATTCGCCGTGGGCGCGCCGGTCCTGCTGGCGATCCATGAAGCGGAGCGCCAGGGCCGCGCCATCGAAACCGAGCGGGTTCTCGCCTATGCGCGTGATGTCCTGCTGCGCACCGATGCCACGGCCATTCAGGTCGACCGCGGTTTCAAGTTGCTGGCGGCGGCACGCAACGGCCCCCCTTGTTCGGATGCGAATATCGACCTGATGCGCCAGATCGACCTGGCGTCGAGCTATGTGCAGGCTGTCGGCTACGTCAAGGACGGCCGCATTGCCTGCTCCTCGCTAGGTCACGATCGCAAAGGCCTGCCGCTCGGCGCGCCGGACTTCGTGACCGCGAACGGCGTCGCGGTGCGCAAGAACCTGCGTTTTCCCTTCGCACCTCGCGTTTCCTTCATTGCGCTCGAACGACAGAACCACATTGCGATCATCCACAAGGACTTGCCGATCGATACAACCGTCAACGGAAAGGACGTGTCGCTGGCGATATACCTGCTGGGCGATACGGCGCCCATGACGTCGCGTCATTTCGTCGACCCCGGCTGGCTCCGGAAAGTCGAGCCGCACAAGGCGGTCACCTTCGTCGATGGCCAGCGCCTGGTGGCGGTCGTGAAGTCCGACCGCTTCCAGTATGCCGCGGTGGCGGCGATTCCCCTCGGCGATTCCAGCGCCGCCACGCATGACGCAATACAACGGTTGGTGCCCGCCGGCCTGATCGCCGGCCTCGCGCTCGCCGCGGCCGTGTTACTGCTCGCGCGCATCCAGCTGTCGCTGTCGGCGGCGATCAGGGCCGGCCTGAAACGCAACGAACTGTTCCTGCTGTACCAGCCGATCGTCGACCTGCAGACCGGCGCGTGGGTGGGCGTCGAAGCCCTGATCCGCTGGCAGCGGCCGACCGGCGAGATCGTGGATCCGAATATCTTCATTCCGATCGCCGAACAATTCGGATTGATCGAGCAGATCACCGAACGCGTGCTGACGCTCGCCGCACACGATACCGGTGCGTTCCTGCGGCGCCATCCAGGATTTCACGTCGCGGTCAACCTGTCGGCCACCGACCTGCACTCGGCGCGGCTGCCTGCCCGGCTCGATGAATTCCTCTCCCTCACGGCGGCGCAGCCGCGCAACCTCGTCGTCGAGATCACCGAACGCGGCTTGCTCGACGTGGGGCTGGCGCGCGAGGTGCTGCGCAGCCTGCGCGCGAAGGGAGTGCGCGTGGCCATCGACGACTTCGGCACCGGCTATTCCAGCCTGTCGTACCTGCAGACGCTCGAGGTGGACCATCTGAAGATCGACAAGAGCTTCGTCGAGGCCATCGCGACCGAGGCGCCGACGAGCCACGTGGTCCGGCACATCATCAAAATGGCCAAGAGCCTGAAGCTGCAGCTGACCGCCGAAGGCGTCGAGACCGAGGCGCAGGCGCAGTTCCTCCGCCAGCGCGGGGTGGAATATGCGCAGGGATGGCTGTTCGGAAAACCGATGACGTTCGCGCAGATCGAGCGCGAGCTGGCGGCGCGCGCCTGA
- a CDS encoding helix-turn-helix transcriptional regulator, giving the protein MSGHKGAHDEVLARVFAALGDPTRLKLIALLCAGGAFSIAQLTAGTDISRQGVTKHLHVLAEAGVVRDVKVGRERLWQLEPARIEEARRTLEIIGRQWETALGKLKRFAESG; this is encoded by the coding sequence ATGTCGGGGCATAAGGGCGCGCACGATGAAGTGCTGGCGCGCGTGTTTGCCGCGCTGGGCGATCCGACGCGCCTGAAACTCATCGCGCTGCTGTGCGCCGGCGGCGCTTTCTCGATTGCGCAGCTCACGGCCGGCACGGACATCAGCCGGCAGGGCGTGACCAAGCATCTGCACGTGCTGGCCGAAGCGGGCGTGGTGCGCGACGTGAAGGTGGGCCGCGAGCGGCTCTGGCAGCTCGAGCCGGCGCGCATCGAGGAGGCCAGGCGCACCCTCGAGATCATCGGGCGGCAGTGGGAGACCGCGCTCGGCAAGCTCAAACGTTTTGCGGAATCCGGGTGA
- a CDS encoding SRPBCC family protein yields MNTHSDTDRIERSIVINAPRERVWRALANAEEFGTWFGAKLAGQAFTPGQRARGQITYPGYEHIYFDVLVERVEPQDLLSFRWHPYAVDAAVDYSGEEPTLVTFTLDDAPGQGTLLKVVESGFDKLPPERRLEAFRMNSGGWDAQMNNIVRHVGA; encoded by the coding sequence ATGAACACCCATTCGGATACCGACCGCATCGAACGCAGCATCGTCATCAACGCCCCGCGCGAACGCGTCTGGCGGGCCCTCGCCAACGCGGAGGAATTCGGCACCTGGTTCGGCGCCAAGCTGGCCGGCCAGGCATTCACGCCCGGGCAGCGCGCGCGCGGCCAAATCACCTATCCCGGCTACGAGCACATTTACTTCGACGTTCTCGTGGAGCGCGTCGAGCCGCAGGACCTGTTGTCGTTTCGCTGGCACCCGTATGCGGTCGACGCCGCAGTCGATTATTCCGGCGAAGAGCCGACTCTGGTGACCTTCACCCTGGACGATGCGCCGGGACAGGGCACGCTGCTGAAAGTGGTCGAATCCGGCTTCGACAAGCTGCCGCCCGAGCGCCGCCTCGAAGCCTTCCGCATGAACAGCGGCGGCTGGGACGCGCAGATGAATAACATCGTTCGCCATGTCGGGGCATAA
- a CDS encoding GMC family oxidoreductase has protein sequence MALASLAGHALDFWLISEDLPDPDNRVTHDADGAIVLNLVPNNLEGHHRLRDKLHQMLDAMDCHPHLLPRNLYLGKDIPIGGTAHQNGTIRFGNDPATSALDVNCKVHDLDNLYVVDASFFVSCRAVNPSLTIIANALRVADHLRMRLR, from the coding sequence TTGGCGCTGGCCAGCCTGGCTGGTCACGCGCTCGATTTCTGGCTGATTTCGGAAGACCTGCCCGATCCGGACAACCGGGTAACGCACGATGCCGACGGCGCCATCGTGCTAAACCTGGTGCCGAACAACCTGGAAGGACACCACCGCCTGCGCGACAAGCTGCACCAGATGCTCGACGCCATGGATTGTCATCCGCATCTGCTGCCGCGCAACCTGTATCTGGGGAAGGACATTCCGATTGGCGGGACAGCGCATCAGAATGGGACTATCCGGTTCGGCAACGATCCGGCTACCTCCGCGCTGGACGTCAATTGCAAAGTGCATGACCTCGATAATTTGTACGTGGTTGACGCCAGTTTCTTCGTTTCATGCAGGGCGGTGAATCCCTCGCTCACCATTATCGCCAACGCGCTCCGCGTCGCTGACCATCTTCGAATGCGCCTGCGCTGA
- a CDS encoding AAA family ATPase, with product MRFERFDKIHGYRIFKDFSWPRDLDGFERYNLLYGWNGSGKTTLSNLFKALQAHADISDAQIDFIFGGNSVSGSALSTANARPKVRVFNHATVANSVFESSGGANSQLAPVYIFGEGSAEKQGQLNTLKAKFPELTRQVQETNEQERRAAKSLEDFAAATARTIKNLLVAQGGKFNNYNAADLRRDIAIYHREPKPQLSNEEYARDMELKGAKPLPHVRVRDVSFPDVSSLYTDVQNALQQTVVSQVIDSLASNPPLATWIQTGLALHMHEGDSAICQFCQHPMASGRLRQLEAHFNDEFRLFTESLKALTVRVESAAQSASLSTLPKATELYPDLQEEYTKALVQLNLHMNNVRNTLTALASAIRFKQEHVFERLDLEDVILGGDGVPGTNKSMLRRFFEVLGTGGPAIIGAFVGRSALQSLKDVIEKHNEKTDSFAEEVIKARERLLGNELGGVLVEWQQKQSELEDAKSKATDAIGEKATAEEEARRLEAKILEHRRSADELNSDLVAYLGHDDIQVLAEETGYRIMRRGGLATHLSEGERTAIAFLYFLKSLDDRSFDLANGIVVVDDPISSLDSNAIYSAFGFMKRKLVDAGQLFVLTHNFTFLRLVKNWLQHLPKKESRFFMLRAITRDGIRSSSIQEMDPLLKNFESEYHYLFRRVVDASSLPNNVPMQDYYELPNLARRLVESFLAFKVPGRQSMIQRLDELKYDGPKTTRISRFLDTYSHAPNMAGDHESESLLSEAPSVLRDVLDLLKWSDKHHFERMMVMCT from the coding sequence ATGCGGTTCGAGCGTTTCGATAAGATTCATGGCTATAGAATATTCAAAGATTTTTCCTGGCCTCGGGACCTAGATGGGTTTGAACGCTACAATCTCCTTTACGGTTGGAATGGGAGCGGTAAAACCACGCTTTCTAACTTGTTTAAGGCGCTTCAGGCTCATGCCGATATATCAGACGCACAGATAGACTTCATCTTTGGGGGAAACTCGGTTTCTGGGAGTGCGTTGTCTACAGCAAACGCACGGCCAAAGGTTCGTGTATTCAATCACGCGACCGTCGCTAACAGCGTTTTCGAAAGTTCTGGAGGTGCCAATTCTCAGTTAGCGCCTGTATACATATTCGGCGAAGGCAGCGCAGAAAAGCAGGGGCAGCTCAATACTCTGAAGGCCAAATTTCCAGAGCTTACCAGGCAAGTACAGGAGACAAATGAACAAGAACGACGTGCAGCAAAGTCTCTCGAAGATTTCGCCGCAGCCACAGCTCGAACGATTAAGAATCTCCTGGTTGCGCAGGGCGGAAAATTCAACAATTACAACGCTGCTGATCTTCGCAGAGATATTGCCATATACCATCGAGAACCCAAACCTCAACTCTCGAATGAAGAATACGCGAGGGACATGGAACTAAAGGGAGCCAAGCCCTTGCCTCACGTACGTGTTCGCGACGTTAGCTTCCCAGATGTCAGTAGTCTCTATACCGACGTACAGAACGCGCTTCAACAGACCGTTGTTTCGCAAGTCATCGACAGCCTTGCATCAAATCCACCGTTAGCGACTTGGATTCAAACAGGTCTGGCTCTTCATATGCACGAAGGTGACTCAGCTATCTGCCAATTTTGCCAACACCCGATGGCGTCGGGGCGTTTGCGCCAACTGGAAGCTCACTTCAATGACGAGTTCCGTCTTTTTACTGAATCATTGAAAGCATTGACGGTACGGGTTGAGAGCGCAGCCCAGTCGGCGTCATTGTCGACTTTGCCGAAAGCGACGGAACTGTACCCAGACCTTCAAGAGGAGTACACGAAAGCATTAGTCCAACTCAATTTGCACATGAATAACGTCAGAAATACCCTCACCGCCCTTGCCTCAGCAATTCGCTTCAAGCAAGAGCACGTTTTCGAGAGGCTTGACCTTGAGGACGTGATTCTCGGTGGTGATGGCGTGCCAGGTACGAACAAGTCCATGTTGCGGCGGTTCTTCGAGGTACTTGGTACAGGCGGCCCTGCAATTATCGGTGCTTTCGTTGGAAGGTCAGCACTTCAGAGTCTAAAAGATGTTATCGAGAAACATAACGAGAAGACAGATTCGTTCGCCGAAGAAGTTATCAAGGCTCGCGAACGTTTGCTCGGAAACGAGCTCGGTGGGGTTCTTGTCGAGTGGCAGCAAAAGCAGTCCGAGCTTGAGGATGCTAAGTCGAAAGCTACCGACGCTATTGGAGAGAAAGCAACAGCAGAGGAAGAAGCTCGACGGCTTGAAGCGAAAATTTTGGAGCATCGGCGGTCTGCTGATGAACTCAACAGTGACCTTGTAGCATACCTTGGGCATGACGACATACAGGTTTTAGCAGAGGAAACCGGCTACCGAATTATGCGACGCGGCGGTTTGGCTACCCATTTGAGCGAGGGGGAGCGTACCGCGATTGCGTTCCTCTATTTTCTGAAATCACTTGATGACCGGTCATTTGACTTAGCCAACGGTATCGTCGTCGTTGATGACCCAATCTCAAGCCTCGACTCCAATGCGATATACAGTGCCTTCGGGTTTATGAAGCGTAAGCTTGTCGACGCGGGCCAGCTCTTTGTCCTGACGCACAACTTCACCTTTCTCCGCTTGGTCAAGAATTGGCTGCAGCACCTACCCAAGAAGGAATCGAGATTTTTCATGTTGCGAGCCATCACTCGAGATGGAATACGTAGCTCGTCGATTCAAGAGATGGACCCACTGTTGAAGAATTTTGAGTCGGAATATCACTATCTCTTCCGACGAGTGGTCGACGCGAGCTCTCTTCCAAATAACGTACCGATGCAGGACTATTACGAACTGCCGAACCTTGCCAGGCGTTTGGTTGAGTCTTTTCTGGCGTTCAAAGTCCCCGGGCGTCAATCTATGATTCAACGCCTGGACGAGCTGAAATACGACGGTCCGAAAACGACGCGCATTTCCCGCTTCTTGGATACATATTCCCATGCTCCCAACATGGCTGGGGACCACGAAAGCGAATCGTTGCTTTCAGAGGCGCCATCTGTTTTGCGCGACGTGCTAGATTTGCTAAAGTGGTCCGACAAGCATCACTTCGAGCGAATGATGGTCATGTGCACATGA
- a CDS encoding ATPase, T2SS/T4P/T4SS family → MSALTPRQTKESLAAMNHRLRLLAPFLADPDVQEIAVNRPGEVWLWKRGLWVRVVVAELDYGVLDAIGANLANYVSKPFDRTHTSLSAHLPSGERIEMTHPPTAPESTIYLNVRKHAGGAFPHGSLVAEAYYANTRHDFALNLSADRRAFYAQHISDDERTLWELACGGQWASFVERAIGLYQNIVVSGATGCGKTSYIRSLIELIDPADRLITVEDTPEMPLNNHPNSNALFYRKATDGEGAGAEDVVHSCMRKTPTRVILAELRGAEAMFYLAGVLSSGHPGGLTTTHANTTRDAYVRLALLIKSSPTGQGIDLATIQNMLYMTVNVVVQLKFDRATGRRFVPSIYYDPMYRLSLLT, encoded by the coding sequence ATGAGCGCATTGACGCCCAGGCAGACGAAGGAATCGCTCGCAGCGATGAACCACCGCCTGCGTTTGCTCGCGCCGTTTCTGGCTGACCCCGACGTCCAGGAAATCGCGGTGAACCGTCCCGGCGAGGTCTGGCTGTGGAAGCGCGGCCTGTGGGTGCGGGTGGTGGTGGCTGAACTCGACTACGGCGTTCTGGACGCGATCGGCGCTAACCTGGCCAACTACGTCAGCAAACCGTTCGATCGGACGCACACCAGTCTGTCAGCCCATTTGCCGAGCGGCGAGCGGATCGAAATGACGCACCCGCCGACCGCGCCGGAAAGTACCATTTACTTAAACGTTCGCAAGCATGCCGGGGGCGCTTTCCCCCATGGCAGCCTAGTGGCGGAGGCCTACTACGCCAATACCAGGCACGATTTTGCCTTGAACCTAAGTGCAGACCGGCGCGCGTTTTATGCGCAGCATATCAGCGACGATGAACGGACACTGTGGGAACTGGCTTGTGGGGGGCAGTGGGCGTCCTTCGTCGAGCGCGCAATCGGGCTGTATCAGAACATCGTGGTGTCGGGCGCAACGGGCTGTGGGAAGACTTCTTACATCCGCTCGCTCATCGAACTGATCGATCCGGCAGACCGTCTGATCACGGTCGAGGATACGCCCGAAATGCCACTCAATAATCATCCGAACAGCAACGCCCTTTTTTACCGGAAGGCGACTGATGGGGAGGGGGCAGGTGCCGAGGATGTCGTGCATTCGTGCATGCGCAAAACGCCGACCCGGGTGATCCTGGCCGAGCTGCGTGGCGCCGAGGCGATGTTTTACCTTGCCGGCGTGCTCAGTTCCGGCCACCCCGGCGGCCTGACGACCACGCACGCGAACACGACGCGCGACGCCTACGTGCGGCTGGCGCTGCTGATCAAGTCTTCGCCGACTGGGCAGGGGATTGATTTGGCGACGATCCAGAACATGTTGTACATGACGGTCAACGTGGTCGTGCAGCTGAAATTCGACCGTGCTACCGGCAGACGGTTCGTGCCATCGATTTATTACGACCCGATGTACCGGCTGTCGTTGCTGACCTGA